One window of Peteryoungia desertarenae genomic DNA carries:
- a CDS encoding cob(I)yrinic acid a,c-diamide adenosyltransferase produces MVKLNKIYTRTGDDGTTALVTGPRRLKHDLRVDAYGTIDETNSAIGIARLHTKDDPELDGMLMRIQNDLFDLGADLAAPETGEVLSYEPLRVIEAQVDRIEREIDQLNASLDPLKSFILPGGSPAAAYLHLARTTARRAERIMVELSRFDGEEVGKPALKYVNRLSDFLFVAARFANDQGKADILWVPGKNR; encoded by the coding sequence ATGGTCAAGCTCAACAAGATCTACACGAGAACCGGCGATGACGGCACGACGGCTCTGGTCACCGGTCCCCGCCGGCTGAAGCATGACCTGCGCGTCGACGCCTATGGCACGATCGACGAAACCAATTCCGCGATCGGAATTGCCCGGCTGCACACGAAGGACGACCCCGAACTGGACGGCATGCTGATGCGCATCCAGAACGATCTCTTCGATCTGGGTGCCGACCTTGCCGCACCGGAGACCGGCGAAGTGCTCTCCTATGAACCGCTCCGGGTCATCGAGGCCCAGGTGGACCGGATCGAGCGCGAGATCGACCAGTTGAATGCCAGCCTAGACCCACTCAAATCCTTCATTCTGCCCGGCGGCAGCCCGGCGGCAGCCTATCTGCACCTCGCCCGCACCACAGCGCGCCGCGCCGAGCGCATCATGGTCGAACTTTCCCGCTTCGATGGCGAGGAAGTAGGCAAGCCCGCGCTGAAATATGTGAACCGCCTGTCGGACTTCCTTTTCGTCGCCGCCCGCTTTGCGAATGACCAGGGCAAGGCGGATATTCTCTGGGTGCCGGGGAAGAACAGGTAG
- a CDS encoding rhomboid family intramembrane serine protease → MFIPLHDRNALKHIRRQYVTLGLIAANVITYALTSIMPETVFELGVYGLGFISAVAFQFAELDPSLVLVPEQATYVTYAFLHASWLHLGSNMLFLWVFGDNVEDAMGHFRFLVFYLLCAAAGALVHGLVMPTSEAPLIGASGAVSGVVAAYLMLHPKVRVWVLVFMRFPLPLPAFIPLLLWIGQQFFMLLFDTGSNVSWGAHVGGIVAGGFLVVIMKRRNVPLFDRSLVTPRAVEHRLVPVDPTPPKPEKKPSPVHWGR, encoded by the coding sequence ATGTTTATTCCACTGCATGACAGGAATGCGCTGAAGCATATTCGCCGGCAATATGTGACGCTGGGGCTGATTGCCGCCAATGTGATCACCTATGCGCTGACCAGCATCATGCCGGAAACGGTCTTTGAGCTGGGGGTCTATGGTCTGGGCTTCATTTCGGCGGTGGCCTTTCAATTCGCCGAGCTCGATCCGTCGCTGGTGCTGGTGCCCGAACAGGCGACCTATGTGACCTATGCTTTCCTGCATGCAAGCTGGCTGCATCTGGGCTCGAACATGCTGTTTCTCTGGGTCTTCGGCGACAATGTCGAAGATGCCATGGGCCATTTCCGCTTTCTGGTTTTCTATCTTCTCTGTGCAGCAGCCGGAGCGCTGGTGCATGGGCTGGTGATGCCGACGAGCGAGGCGCCGCTGATCGGGGCCTCGGGGGCCGTCTCCGGTGTTGTGGCGGCCTATCTGATGCTGCATCCCAAGGTGCGCGTCTGGGTGCTGGTTTTCATGCGCTTCCCGCTACCGCTACCGGCCTTTATCCCGCTTTTGCTCTGGATCGGGCAGCAGTTCTTCATGCTGCTGTTTGATACGGGAAGCAATGTATCCTGGGGCGCCCATGTCGGCGGGATCGTGGCCGGCGGATTTCTGGTCGTCATCATGAAAAGGCGCAATGTCCCGCTCTTTGACCGCAGCCTTGTGACGCCAAGGGCTGTGGAGCATCGGCTGGTGCCGGTCGATCCGACACCACCGAAGCCGGAGAAGAAGCCCTCGCCGGTGCACTGGGGCAGGTAG